One Helianthus annuus cultivar XRQ/B chromosome 7, HanXRQr2.0-SUNRISE, whole genome shotgun sequence genomic region harbors:
- the LOC110867988 gene encoding uncharacterized protein LOC110867988, translating to MEKETRTLKAKLKREVWDCESSLYDSFELKSFERQLDSAISSRTMSMPHLTSTTSVRHQPPPSDHKPASKKQSRLTRSLNKLIRAVFRPKDNHHSSSRDEGFYVYDTSSALSTIPETPETVPEFDVVSPDMKSLVTRARSDRFVPTSLGISCA from the coding sequence ATGGAGAAAGAAACAcgaaccctaaaagccaaactcAAACGTGAAGTATGGGATTGTGAAAGCTCTCTCTACGACTCTTTTGAACTCAAATCTTTTGAACGACAACTTGATTCTGCAATCTCCTCAAGAACCATGTCAATGCCCCACCTCACCTCTACCACCTCCGTccgccaccaaccaccaccgtCCGACCACAAACCCGCCTCCAAGAAACAATCAAGACTCACCCGATCTCTCAACAAGCTCATTCGAGCGGTTTTCAGGCCGAAAGATAACCATCATAGCTCATCAAGAGATGAAGGTTTTTACGTATATGACACCTCTAGTGCTCTTTCCACCATACCAGAGACGCCTGAGACGGTGCCGGAGTTTGATGTGGTCTCGCCGGACATGAAGTCGTTGGTGACAAGAGCGCGATCGGATCGGTTTGTGCCAACTTCTCTCGGTATATCATGTGCTTGA
- the LOC110866608 gene encoding uncharacterized protein LOC110866608, with product MNEININGTIYSDPVCMKKEIMKAFKEKFSEPMKKRPTLMVNDFRHSSLNQSRALTVRFSVEEIKKVIWECGGDKAPGPDGFTFLFVKWFWELLKPRFMELMFQFYESGRINFGLYKVIAKALANRLKGVMSTISSTSQSAFVENRNIFDGPLMLMGFPKRWRRWIRACLLSSMGSVLVNGSPTKEFHLQRGLRQ from the exons ATGAATGAAATTAATATTAATGGGACTATTTATAGTGATCCGGTGTGCATGAAGAAAGAAATTATGAAGGCGTTCAAAGAGAAATTTAGCGAACCTATGAAGAAAAGGCCGACTTTAATGGTCAACGATTTTCGTCATAGCTCGTTGAATCAATCAAGGGCTCTGACGGTCCGATTCTCGGTGGAGGAGATTAAGAAGGTTATTTGGGAGTGTGGGGGAGACAAGGCGCCAGGACCGGATGGCTTTACATTTTTATTCGTGAAGTGGTTTTGGGAGTTGCTAAAACCGAGATTCATGGAATTGATGTTTCAATTTTATGAGTCGGGTAGGATTAATTTTGGAT TGTATAAAGTCATTGCAAAAGCGCTTGCTAATAGATTAAAAGGGGTGATGTCTACGATTTCTTCAACATCACAATCGGCTTTTGTGGAAAATAGAAATATTTTTGATGGTCCCTTAATG CTTATGGGGTTTCCTAAACGGTGGAGGAGGTGGATTAGAGCGTGCTTATTGTCTAGTATGGGATCCGTTCTGGTTAACGGTTCTCCGACTAAAGAATTTCATCTTCAAAGGGGTCTTAGGCAATGA